The stretch of DNA agCATTTCAGCTAGTGCCAATAAATAACGAAaacgcaagggttactttaaagtcttgtaactttgtgaaaaaaaaacgcagcgacttcatcttttttttagATTGTAGGGGAAGGTTTCAACTTTATGCTACTGCAAGCTGCATCCCCAAAAAAAATTTTGGCAAGTCCCTACATCCCATCAAACTTTACGCTTTTCAATATGACAAACTGCAAACTTTGACAAAATGCAGCGACTCACTACAATTTTTTCCGGAGATACTATTAACAGTAGCATAAAGTTGGAACCTTCCCCTACAGTCTAAAAAAAAGATgaggtcgctgcgattttttttcgcgaagttacagcacttcaaactaacccttgcatttttagcGTATTTCGCGTTGGTCCAATACATagaaaaaatgcaagggttgctttaaagtcctgtaactttgcgaaaaaaaatcgcagcgacctgatcttttttttaaattgaaggggaaggatcaagctTTGTGCTCCTATGAACGGCATTTCCTCAAAAAATTTTACCAAGTCCGTACATcacgtcaaactttgcaatttttaatataCGTAAATTCATCATATCATATTTTTTGAGCAGATTATTTATGcttgttttaaatataaaaaattagagATCCATCGGGTGTCTTAACACtacaatttttaaacattcaaaaaatgaaattaatcacTTTGACCATACCTGTattcaaaatcgaaaaaaaaaatgattaacATTCTTTGAACCTtggcgggaaaaactgttgaagttcATGGACAAATAGAGTTCCTCTACGTCAACGTAATCATCTGACCATCAATCATGCATGaattacataaaaaataattacgtAAACCGAGCGTCATCAGAAATACGTTTCACCAGGATCTGAAGTGACTTAACCGATGCAAATCCGCAAGATAAGTAACTGCATTTCAGCAATCTGTGTAAACAAAGTATTACGAAGGGCCAAAAGTATGAGCTCACCTTCGACGGAATAAACTGTGATTTGCATCACTTCGTGGAAAAAAGATGAAGACGAAGCTGAAACTTCGTCATTACGTTCGCACTGCTATCGGGTTTTTCCTTTTCCCCTTGGTGGATCTTCCCATTGCTACTCTTATCTTCCCAGAGAGAACGATTATGTTCTCCATGGTATTGTCGTGCTTCCTTCGGTCGAGGAGAATAATACAGATCCGGTTCCGCGTGTAGAACACGTGAGTCGATTCTACGCCTGCATAATTTATTACGAAAACAGCAAAACATCGGTGCAACGGAGCGAAATACGCGTCTTGGTCGAGTGCACACGTAATGAAGAAGAACGCCTGAGAGATCATTAGCGATCATTTTTCGTTTACAGTCGTCTAGAGTCCACGCTGATTATTCTGGGTGATCGAGGGCGTGACAATAGAAATTTTTTCGTGTAAAAGTCTTTGGATAGTTTTAAAAGGACCTAGCTGATTGAATCGTTGaggaacagtacaagtccaaaagcCTCATTCTCATATAGTATAAGCCACTTCAAATATCTACTAAAAATGTTACGAGTGGTAAAAATGgttatattaataaattaattaaagatATTCGTGCATACTCGAGAGTCGCTTTAATCAGACGATCATTTCGGAAAGGTTACAAACATAAAATCGTCGATTTGAAATTCAACAAATCGGCGATCTCAAAATGTATGAAAGTAAAACCGAATTCGACTCTCTCCAACTTTCTCGATAGGCTCCTTTCATAGTGGACGATACACcttcattaaaataattttatcgGAAATCCCGATGCCTCTGGAGAGACCAAAGATCACATCGTTCGCATACTTCGCTTGAACAGTACGCCCAAAGGACAAACACAGCTGCTTTGGACAACTAGAGAGGTCGCATTAGCAATGATATTACCAACCTAATATTATGTACCAACAACTAATTTCATTTTCTAAAGGATATTTATTACTGGAGTCCTGACATCGCTCCACACGCTGGTATAATCTCAATTTTTAGAATTCTAATGTTATTACGTTATAGAAAACAACGTGTTCTCGTAATTGGAGTCGCGTAAAGTTTCAGAAACAGCAAATTTCGAAATGCACTCAACAGATGTGTGTTAAAAGAAAAGATGTAAACTTTAAATACTCTCTAAATGGGTCCTAAAATCAATTCCTGCTACATGAACCATAAAACTTGATATCTTtaactataaaaaaataaaaagacatCAATTTTTGAACCCAAAGTTCAAGATGAAATAACTTTTAAATTAttcagaaatataaatataaaagtaaaatataattcaGATAAAATGTGCTATAGAAATACCCCGAAAAAAAGAGTTAAGCTAAACTGAAGACGAGATGGCAAGTTTAGAAAAGGCTGTAGCAAAAATACCGAGAGTCCAGGCTCGCGTGCCGTAAGGATATTTTAATTGAATGCCCGTATCGTGGATTACACAGTCTCTATGTGATAGACCCGTGCCACGCGAACACACCGAGAGATAAATCGCGTTTGTATGCGCGCGCGTTCCACCAGGCTGCGATCACGCGCCCAATTGTGCAATCCCTCTTCTTCTCTTTGTTCCCTCCTCGCCTACTTGCTCCATCTCCTCGACGTCTCCTTCGTCAACAGCGATCTCCCGTTCGTCGCTATGACGAGCCTCGAATATATCGATACAGCCACGCATGTACCGTTATTTAACCGCGCGAAGAGCGGTTTACGCGTCGATCGTCGATCGCCACGCGACATCGGCGACATTACGTCACAGGCGTGCTTGAAAATTGAACGTTATATAAAACCACATCAGCCGTGTAATGCCTCCTATTACGATAATTACAATTTTGTGTCAATGCTGCAACCGACGCGCAGACTCGTAGTCACGAGCCGTTTTCATCATCGTCGCTCGAAAGCGGCGAGTCGTTGAATCGAATTACCGAGCGATGCCTGGCCGAGGATAAATTTCGCTGTTCTACAGCTGGCGATCGGCTAGCCTCGAGACGCTTCCAACTGATTATTTTTTTGTGTAGCAAAAAATTCTGCACGTAATTATCAaggtaatttaaattcaattttttctttcatttcaatGCCAAGATAAAATTCTATCCTAGTTTCTGTATTCCATTTCTGATTACTGTATTCCACTTTTATATTTAAGCTTctagattatttaaaaattattttatcctGATAGCTGGGTTCAAAAGGGGATTTTTATGATAGATATTTACGACTACCATGGATAATTGTAAGTTTCATAATATAGGAAGTTATTGATGCATATCTACTAGTAAGATGAGTAGCGAAAATTAAGGATTCTTGCAAGATACAGAACAGATCAAAGAGGATACGATCCTGGATTAGATCTCTTGCGCAAAATCGATTGTGTAAATATGTTTCGTATAGGGAGCTTGTCGCGAGGAATCGTTCTGCATAATCGACAGGTTTGTAGTCGATTTTCTGATTTACTGAAGACAGTTTTAGAGCAATAATATAGTAGCAACCCTGTATGGTTAGTTAAAGAGTTTCAAGTCACTTTAGGACCCACGTTTATCCAAACTACATTGTTCCCTTTCAGAGATTCTACTAGTCAGTTTATGTTTGTGGCCTTGTCACAGTATTTTACCGAGAAAAGCACACAGCTTAAGAAGTTCGGCATCCTTGCGGGAAATTACTTGTCGGTTATTACCGTCTTTTCCAGAATACGTTTATGCAATCCTTTGAACGATTGCAAAACCATCATTACATCGATAGTTTGTGTACTACAACAATGCATATTGGTAATCTTCTATTATTTTGACGATTATTGACCAAGACGAACATGACTTGTTTAGTCGTTCCACGTCTTTTCTTTTAACACCTCTAATCACGGTTTAGAATCATGTATGTTTAAAACACTTCACATTTTCCATAACAATCTCACATGTCTTACATTTCTAATTTCTAATTTAAAGcttaaaatttttcaaattttaaactctGAGCTTtaaattagaatttttaaatttcctttaaaatttcaattgaataaaataagACTTACAGTATGCTGCATGTTCTGGCGCCAGAAATCACCAACACAGGAACTCGACTTCATTGATATTCCAATTGCAATAAAAAATCTGTAACGCTAAAGAAATACAAATTGTaagtaaatatatataattgtataaatgaaaatatattGTGTTAAAACAATTCTAAAACATTCATTTCATCTCAAAGCAAAACTATCGTTCGATTTACCTACTAGTATTTCTTCACTTCAGAGCTTCCTCCATCACTCAATTAACAAAAAAACATAAGCAACCGAAACACTGAAGTTATggaaattgaaattaaattaaataatgaaGAGTTAAACGTTTGTTCtacagaaaaagaaataaaaagcaGGACATGATCTTCACGTCTGAACGGGCGCGAAAAATGTATTAGAAACGCAAATACGCAGGCGCAAGAATAATCATGTGACCTCGCGTATGCGCAGTACCAGTCACGTGATTACGTACACGCGCATTAAGAATCTCCTAACTACAGTTTAAATATTGATAAACCTTTCAAAtaaatatctttttttttataaaactttTACTGTATAGTAACACAAAAGTATCTTAGCACACAAAAACCTCATAAGCTCTGAAATAATACTAAGGAAAACAGTGTAAGACTTACTTTTGCGATGAATTCTGCTCTCTGGAGACTCAAAGAGAACTGCGCGCGCAGCTTCGAGAATACCAAGAATATCTGCTTGAGTCGCCATAGTATCAAATCTCCTTCCTTTAAAATTTTCTATCACTCCCTGTTAAAAAAACacgaaatgcaataaatattagtaaaatatataaaatattgctTGTATTTCGCTTTAAATGATGTCTCTACTTTACTCGTATGCTTAGTATAAGGGGATTAGATGCATTAAATATTCGATTAAATAATTTAAGAAATTCTGATTACTCACATAGAAGATattatatcattttcatcgCCATACAATATTCCAGACGACTGTATCAATTATAACACATTTTACAAActcaatattaattaaaatagctAAATATCACGAGCAAAAATCAACATTACTTTTCACGAGTTCTAACAAAACGGAAGCCGGAAGTCTGAGTATCGATACGTTAAACACGGGAAACGATTCTTATGTATCGATCGTAAGTGGCGACCTTCAGGCGGTAGGTTTGGTACTATCGCGATACAGGTTATGTTAGGTTATGTTTTGAAAGCGAAGCTGTGGGAttctgaaataaaaaaagaaacaaaatgaaCGTTATCGGCAGACAGTGTCTTAGAATCTTCAAAAGTGATTTAACACAGCAAAATCAGTTTTGTATTCTTGGCAGAGCACTTGCATATAAAAGTGCATTCTCCCTTGACAAGTTATATCCAACAAGTAATCTTAAACTTTACACCCCAACATTTGTAAGTTTATCGTTTTTTTATCATAATCACAGAGAATTTTAATGAAATAGGTTCTACTATTGCATATCTATATTTTTTTCAGGTCCCAGAGGATCCAAATGCAAAATTCAGTGGTTACATACCATTACAAGAACTAGATATAACGTATAGCCGTAGTAGTGGTCCAGGTGGACAGCATGTAAATTGTGTAAATACTAAAGTAGATGTAAGATTCAATGTAAAGAATGCCACATGGCTAGCAGAAGATgtcaaagaaaaaataatagaacaggtttGCAATTTCAGTTTTATAATAATCATCCTAAAGAACAAGCTTTTGTTAACATAAGATTTGTTACAGTACAAGAATAAACTAAACAAAGATGGCTGCTTAATAGTTAAATCAGAATTAACAAGGTCTCAACAACTGAATCTAGCTGATGCTCTGCAGAAATTAAGAGCAATGATAAGAGAAGTTATAAAGCCACCTGTAGAGGTATCTCCTGAGACTGAAGAAATGAAACGGAAACAGAAATTAAAAGCAGCAAGGCAAAGACTTTTTGAAAAACGACAACATTCTTATATTAAACAAAGTAGAAAACCAAATCCTGCTGACTTTTAgtgttatataaatataattagctCTTATACTTTTGTGGTGCAAATAGAATAGTGTACTACTAAAATAAATGAATTGTAATTCAAAAGTTACAGTGTTAGAATTTGTACTTTGATGTCAGAAATTTCAAcctaatattttttttcttttttatatctTTGAAGTTTTAAAAAACTACTTAATTGATTTATTTCAATGTTACTACGTTGAACTACACTTCTGAACTGGAATCGCGAGGAAAAGCTACTCCAAAGGTCGCTGTCTGTTTTTATGACTCAGTGAAAAACCACGTTGAATTCGTGTAACGCGTTTCCTTGGCAACGTACTGCGCGTGAATGTAAACACAACTGTGAAAGTCGGAAAAAAGTGTTTTGGTTCATTGATAACAGTGTTCGCTAAGAAAATGTCATTCCGCGACTTAAGAAGTATGTAAACAAACTAGTTTTTACGCGTGTAATAAATTTTATGACTctgtaaacataataaacttaccACCTGCTTACAGATTTTACGGAAATAATGCGAGTACTTGGTTATCCCAGGTTAATTTCTGTTGGGAATTTTCGTACACCGATTTTTCCATTAGTTGCGGAAATTCTCATATGGCTGGTAAAAAGATTCGATCCTGATGCTGATATCCCTGATGAATATATTACTGAAGAAGGACGTATTGCGTTAATACGTGCTGTTGCTGAGTTCATGGTAATAATTGAAAGATAAATCACAGATAAATCAGCTCAAGAAAATGTTTCAACTAATCAGTGTGATCTTGTTAAATGATAACTTACTCGTTAATTTAATACAGGCTCTGAAAACAAATGTTAAGTTAAATACAAAAAAACTATATCAAGCTGATGGATATGcagtaaaagaattattaaaaatagcTACGCTTTTATATGATGCTCAAAGTAACAGCAATAATAGTGACATTATTTCTGATGATAATTTCAGTATAGCTAATTTTGATATCTCTGATAAAATTAATGAACTAAAATCAACTAGGCAGTTAGCTAGTCAGCTGACTGTTACTGGTGCATCATTATTTGATTTGCTGGGACGTGAGGTTGACCTTCGGGAAATTCGTAATTCTAGAGTTGCTAGACAGTTTGATACATCAGAGATTGAAACAGCATTAAAAAATGTTATTGAAAACATACGTAAAGAAATTGAGGACACTAAGAGACAGATTGATAACGTTAAGGTATTATATAGCTTTCTGCTTTATATTCTAAACACTATGATAAGTGACATGGTATAAtcggttctcaattcttaaggaTACAGAACAAAACTTAGATGTAAGAATTGAAAGACGTCGGGGAGAGCTTGACAGGAATCAGAAAAGGCTACAGACATTAAAGAAAGTACGTCCAGCTTTTATGGAAGAATTTGAAAAACTTGAAGTAGAATTAAGGTCTTTATACGATGATTATTTACAAAAGTTTCGTTACCTTGCGTATCTTGAACACTTGTACGAAGATGCAGCTAAGGCAGAACAGGAAAGGTTCGAAAGGAGGTGAGTATTATAGAATTATGAAAAAGAAAATTCTATAGCAACTCTAAATCAATAATTCGTCTAATCCATAACAGACAAGAAGCAACACGAAAGCAGCTGGAAAagatgagagctgaagatgcCAATTTCGAAAGCATGATGGAGGGAAATGATTCTATATTACCCGCAAGTCTTCAAGAACCTCCTCCTCCACTCACTGAAATAGAAAAACAGACCACAGAGAAAAGAACTCCAAGTAGTCGACTAAAATCAGGTAGGTATAATcacaatttaattttaatcaatCTTAAGAAAATATGAAGATTACATCAAAAACttacatataaaaaaaatagcTGGCCGTTCATCCAGAATGCAAATGTCTCAGCGTCGAATTTACGGTAGTATGTCAGGACGTCAGAGGGGAACGATACAAGAATCAAATGATAGTGCGGGTTCGCTAGATAGCGACAGTGACTTGTTGATTGACGGCGATCTCGATGATGACGATGAGGATGATGATATTTTAGATTCTGTAGGAGGACCAGAGATTGGGAATTTTGATCTAAAGGTTGGACAAGAGAAACGTGCAGTCAGCAAACTAGATCATTCGGATGAGGATTTTTAGCGtcgttataaaaaataattacaaaaactTGAAAATATACCGTCAGTGTAATTATCCGTCTGTATACGCATATTTTtacaataactgtaaacagataATAAAAAGTAATATCATTCCTTTTCATTCCTCCTGATCTCTCACGAATTTTAACGGTGTTAAAAAATACTTAAAACATACATGTACGATATAGCTttgataaataatttaaaattcaattattcattataattgTACGTGTATCCCAGACTCATGAAATATATCTTCAAGGGAATCAAAATACATATTGTCGTCgtataatatttattaacttTCTCAACACGTCCAAACGGCATGTTGATGTTGTGGCTTAGCACCGATCACATGTATGTAATTTACCTATCCTACACGCTGCGTACGTAAATACACGTACACATTTGCATATACCAGACACGCACAATTCATCCATAATGACATTTCAGGACATATTCAGTCATGTACATATGTAGTTTCCCACGAGGGCAAAAGATTTTCCGACAGTTTATAAATATGAAAGACGACTGTCCTGACACAATTATCAATGAATTTCAAAAAAATGTAATAAGCTGTTCTTCCACTCATTCAATACGTGCATAAGCGCTCGTCACACAAAGCACTGATCGTACATGTCCGATATATGCActtataaatatatacataaatgTGTGTGCGCGTAAAAAATGTGATCTTATGAAAGAAATAGAAACAGTTTGCCTGTATTCATTGTCATAACGCTCAGATGGGTAACTCTTATTTAGCTGACACAGTAATGCTTCCTCCGTCTTCGCGATTGTGAGCACAATTAACAATAATCTTTTCTAATGCAGCTACATTTTGATAACAATAATATCTTGGAATTACTTTCACCGAGTAATAAAAAGTGTTTTCGCGAGTATTGGTCGACAACGTGTAAAATCGTTAAAAGTGACTAACGTTAGATGAAAATAAAGGGTGAATGAGATCTCCGTTGAACCAAGCGATTTGTTCACAGCGTAACAAATTCATCGGTTACAAACTGCTAGATGTAAatggtattttttatttttttaagacATTACGCATTCTACGCGTTTGCTATAGATTGAATACTAGCTGTTCTAGatacatattatacatacataatCTACGACTAGGTATTGATCCTATGGATATGCGTATGTTTTGTTTATACGTTGTGCGAATTTAGAAGGTGTGTTTAAAAGAATGTATTAACAAGACAACAATGTAATATCAAATCTCATGTTATAGCCTGCAATGTAGACCAAAGTGGAAGTAGGCCCTGCTTCATCATCTCTACATATCGtacatgtatttcaaaagtaaCAGAACTTAAAAAACTACATTTTTCATAGTTTTCTGAGTTCTATCACCTTCGAAACACATCTGCGATATCGTAGTCAGTTTCACATAAAATGATTCGCATTGATATTTAGACATCATAGTGTTCCTTAAATTATCTTTCTTATTTACTTATTACAGGGCCAATCGATTACTGGTTATCATGCGTTCAAGCACTTACTTCAGCtgagaaaaatagaaaatttaatcATCTTTAATCCACATAGTTTCTTATACACCTTAATGATATACATTAGACTGTCCAGATAGCGGCTATATAGTGTACAAAGAAATCGACTTGTAAAAGTCCGTCGATT from Calliopsis andreniformis isolate RMS-2024a chromosome 2, iyCalAndr_principal, whole genome shotgun sequence encodes:
- the Cluap1 gene encoding clusterin associated protein 1, which gives rise to MSFRDLRNFTEIMRVLGYPRLISVGNFRTPIFPLVAEILIWLVKRFDPDADIPDEYITEEGRIALIRAVAEFMALKTNVKLNTKKLYQADGYAVKELLKIATLLYDAQSNSNNSDIISDDNFSIANFDISDKINELKSTRQLASQLTVTGASLFDLLGREVDLREIRNSRVARQFDTSEIETALKNVIENIRKEIEDTKRQIDNVKDTEQNLDVRIERRRGELDRNQKRLQTLKKVRPAFMEEFEKLEVELRSLYDDYLQKFRYLAYLEHLYEDAAKAEQERFERRQEATRKQLEKMRAEDANFESMMEGNDSILPASLQEPPPPLTEIEKQTTEKRTPSSRLKSAGRSSRMQMSQRRIYGSMSGRQRGTIQESNDSAGSLDSDSDLLIDGDLDDDDEDDDILDSVGGPEIGNFDLKVGQEKRAVSKLDHSDEDF
- the LOC143186355 gene encoding large ribosomal subunit protein mL62, whose product is MNVIGRQCLRIFKSDLTQQNQFCILGRALAYKSAFSLDKLYPTSNLKLYTPTFVPEDPNAKFSGYIPLQELDITYSRSSGPGGQHVNCVNTKVDVRFNVKNATWLAEDVKEKIIEQYKNKLNKDGCLIVKSELTRSQQLNLADALQKLRAMIREVIKPPVEVSPETEEMKRKQKLKAARQRLFEKRQHSYIKQSRKPNPADF